One Cotesia glomerata isolate CgM1 linkage group LG8, MPM_Cglom_v2.3, whole genome shotgun sequence genomic window carries:
- the LOC123270631 gene encoding uncharacterized protein LOC123270631, whose product MVKNLPKEQQQFLNECQKGKTNLHSPVTNFLPVETFQNKSDTEQEITNEDNENNTDEIGMKLSQHSMPASFCSLSSNSSGLKRTYSDFEDELPVPPKRKKSIFFKI is encoded by the exons ATGGTTAAGAATTTGCCAAAAGAGCAGCAACAATTTCTGAATGAGTGTCAAAAGGGGAAAACCAATCTTCACTCGCCCGTTACTAATTTCTTGCCGGTGGAAACTTTTCAGAATAAATCTGACACTGAACAGGAGATAACAAATGAAGATAATGAGAATAATACAGACGAAATTg gcATGAAATTATCGCAACATTCGATGCCAGCAAGTTTTTGTAGTCTATCATCAAATTCCAGTGGGTTGAAACGAACATATTCTGATTTTGAGGATGAACTCCCTGTACCtcctaaaagaaaaaaatcaatattttttaagatttga